TTCTGCGATATCTAGATTATCTTGACTCATTTCTAGCCCTCCAATACATCCTATAGCCATTGCAATACCCAAGCGATCATTTAATGTTCTTTTGATTTCTAAATATTTTTTATAGAAATATCTTGCGCTGTTAAAATTTCCTTTTTCTTTCTCTATATCTCCTATGGAAGCATAAGAATCTGCTATTCCAGATATATCTCTCAATTCCTTTCTTAGGATCAATGATTCCCAGTATATTTCCTCAGCATCGCCCCACTTTTTTTGAAAATATTT
This window of the Desertifilum tharense IPPAS B-1220 genome carries:
- a CDS encoding tetratricopeptide repeat protein, with protein sequence KYFQKKWGDAEEIYWESLILRKELRDISGIADSYASIGDIEKEKGNFNSARYFYKKYLEIKRTLNDRLGIAMAIGCIGGLEMSQDNLDIAEQLLHQSLVQLQEFDFLRGVAEVNYDLALLYQKRRNDEKAQEYYNTACQLYQKMGSIRVLERIEREWNSPE